A section of the Clostridium omnivorum genome encodes:
- a CDS encoding transporter substrate-binding domain-containing protein, with amino-acid sequence MLKKKSSKLLALLVASTVVFGFAGCGKASSASANAGTTKQETKVDKIKKAGKLVLGTSADYPPYEFHKSVDGKDEIVGFDVEIAKEIAKDLGVKLEIKDMDFKGLLNALDAGNIDIVLAGMTPTPEREKSVDFSNIYYKAEQKVVVRAEDKDKIKVADDLKGKKLGVQKGSIQEDIAKNQLPGAEAQALGKISDIVLALNTKKYDAAIIEGPVATSYVNANKNLVIADLKLKTEDAGSAAAVKKGNKDLVDAINKTLERLTNEKTIDKFVTDANKLVE; translated from the coding sequence GTGGAAAGGCTTCAAGTGCATCAGCAAATGCAGGAACTACAAAGCAGGAAACAAAGGTTGATAAGATAAAGAAAGCAGGAAAATTGGTATTAGGAACTAGCGCTGATTATCCACCATACGAATTTCATAAGTCAGTAGATGGCAAGGATGAAATAGTTGGATTTGATGTTGAAATAGCAAAAGAAATAGCAAAGGATCTTGGAGTAAAGCTAGAAATAAAGGATATGGACTTTAAAGGACTTTTAAATGCATTAGATGCAGGAAATATTGATATAGTTCTAGCTGGTATGACTCCAACTCCTGAGAGAGAAAAAAGCGTAGATTTTTCAAACATATACTATAAGGCAGAACAAAAGGTTGTTGTAAGAGCAGAGGATAAAGATAAGATAAAAGTTGCTGATGATTTAAAGGGAAAGAAATTAGGAGTTCAAAAGGGATCTATTCAAGAGGATATAGCTAAGAACCAATTACCAGGTGCTGAGGCTCAAGCCTTAGGTAAGATTTCAGATATAGTACTTGCATTAAATACAAAGAAATATGATGCAGCTATCATAGAAGGACCAGTTGCAACTTCCTATGTAAATGCAAATAAAAACTTAGTAATCGCTGATCTAAAGTTAAAAACTGAGGATGCTGGTTCAGCAGCTGCAGTTAAAAAAGGAAATAAAGATTTAGTAGATGCAATTAATAAGACCTTAGAGAGATTAACTAATGAAAAAACAATAGATAAATTCGTAACTGATGCAAATAAATTAGTTGAATAA